Proteins encoded within one genomic window of Pirellulales bacterium:
- a CDS encoding PAS domain S-box protein, giving the protein MKRRSKAASSNSQLNQMDFVEFLDRLPAGAYICDPEGKITYFNRPAAEVWGREPKLNDPADRFCGSFRLLAADETPLRHEECWMALALQTGQEYHREEIIVERPDGSRRNVLAHASPIRDSSGKITGAINIVIDLSDQKQADRNSAILASLVASSDDAIVSKTLDGRILTWNGGAERIFGFTAEEAIGSQITIIIPPERLDEERFILERLRNGERIEHFETERLTKAGHRVDISLTVSPLRDRDGRIFGASKIARDITARKRDEADLRRLHEMSRRLSATRELDFVLEEILHSAMAIEETDLGLLSLYDPEQRRLAVAASHGFDDEFLESLERLGPIDDLHGSSFRERRRHVVEDMETDPVDAGHRDVARQAGYRAIHSTPLIARSGEIVGVLSTHFREPHQPTERVKRLIDLCAHQAVDFVENARLFEQLRLADRRKDEFLATLAHELRNPLAPICNAIDILKLSDDLDPAVEHVRNIMERQVTHMVRLVDDLLEVSRIARGKSELRKEIVELSAILASAVETSRPYIEAAGHQLVVSISPSPITVNADATRLVQVVVNLLNNAAKYMDRSGQIWLTAQHKENEVVLSVRDSGLGIPPDMLLRVFDMYAQVDSHASHSRGGLGLGLPLAKHLVEMHGGRIEARSDGTGAGSEFIIHLPLAVRPMTPIARDESIPLPTRRILIVDDAQAAIYVLGKLLEKMGQDVCAAQDSASALELAKSQRPDIVISDIGMPNMDGCELARQLRKEPGLEGVILVALTGYEQDDDRRQTKDAGFDYHLVKPVSLAALEQLLANVPIRPTAIPTDG; this is encoded by the coding sequence ATGAAACGACGATCGAAGGCGGCCAGTTCCAATTCGCAATTGAATCAGATGGATTTCGTGGAGTTTTTGGATCGACTTCCGGCGGGCGCCTATATCTGTGATCCGGAAGGCAAGATTACCTATTTCAACCGGCCCGCAGCCGAGGTTTGGGGGCGCGAACCAAAACTCAACGATCCCGCGGACCGCTTCTGCGGCTCGTTTCGGCTGCTCGCGGCCGACGAAACTCCGCTTCGACACGAGGAGTGTTGGATGGCGCTGGCCTTGCAAACAGGCCAAGAATACCACCGTGAGGAAATTATTGTCGAGCGCCCGGACGGCAGCCGCCGCAATGTATTGGCGCATGCCAGCCCGATCCGAGACAGCTCGGGCAAGATCACGGGCGCAATCAACATCGTTATCGATCTCAGCGACCAGAAGCAAGCCGATCGCAATAGCGCCATTCTCGCTTCGCTCGTGGCATCGTCCGACGATGCGATCGTCAGCAAGACGCTCGATGGCCGGATACTTACCTGGAACGGGGGCGCCGAACGCATTTTCGGATTCACGGCCGAGGAGGCGATCGGATCGCAAATCACCATCATCATCCCACCGGAAAGACTGGATGAGGAACGTTTCATCCTGGAACGGCTCCGCAATGGCGAGCGGATCGAACACTTCGAAACCGAGCGATTGACGAAGGCTGGCCACCGAGTCGATATTTCCCTGACGGTTTCGCCGCTCCGTGACCGTGATGGCCGCATTTTCGGCGCTTCGAAGATCGCCCGCGATATCACCGCGCGAAAGCGCGACGAGGCTGATTTGCGGCGGCTCCACGAAATGAGCCGGCGGCTCTCGGCGACGCGGGAGCTTGATTTTGTCTTGGAGGAGATTCTTCATTCGGCGATGGCAATCGAGGAGACGGATCTGGGCCTCTTATCGCTGTACGATCCCGAGCAAAGACGACTGGCGGTTGCGGCGAGCCATGGATTTGATGATGAGTTTCTTGAATCGCTCGAGCGTCTCGGTCCCATCGACGACCTGCACGGTTCGAGTTTTCGAGAGCGACGGCGCCACGTAGTCGAGGATATGGAAACCGATCCGGTCGACGCTGGTCATCGGGACGTGGCGCGACAAGCCGGATATCGAGCGATTCACAGCACGCCGCTGATCGCCCGCTCGGGTGAAATTGTCGGCGTCTTGTCGACACATTTTCGAGAGCCTCACCAGCCGACGGAGCGCGTTAAAAGGCTGATCGACCTTTGTGCCCACCAGGCGGTCGATTTCGTCGAGAATGCTCGTCTCTTCGAGCAACTTCGGCTCGCCGATCGTCGCAAAGATGAGTTCCTGGCGACGTTGGCCCACGAGCTGCGGAACCCGCTAGCCCCCATTTGCAACGCGATCGATATCCTTAAGCTCTCCGATGATCTGGACCCCGCCGTTGAACACGTGCGCAACATCATGGAACGGCAGGTCACTCACATGGTGCGGCTCGTGGACGACTTGTTGGAAGTCTCGCGCATCGCGCGTGGCAAGTCCGAACTGCGAAAGGAAATCGTCGAATTGTCCGCCATCTTGGCGAGTGCCGTCGAGACGAGCCGCCCGTATATCGAGGCGGCGGGTCATCAACTTGTGGTTTCGATTTCGCCGAGCCCGATAACGGTGAACGCAGACGCCACTCGGCTGGTTCAGGTCGTTGTCAATCTGCTCAACAATGCCGCCAAGTACATGGATCGAAGCGGTCAAATCTGGCTGACCGCGCAGCACAAAGAGAATGAAGTGGTGCTGTCGGTTCGGGACTCCGGATTGGGAATCCCGCCCGACATGCTGCTGCGGGTATTTGATATGTATGCCCAAGTGGATAGCCACGCCAGTCATTCCCGCGGCGGATTGGGCCTCGGACTGCCGCTCGCCAAACATTTGGTCGAAATGCACGGCGGCCGGATCGAGGCCCGCAGCGACGGAACTGGCGCCGGCAGCGAGTTTATCATCCATCTTCCGCTTGCTGTGCGCCCAATGACCCCGATTGCTCGGGACGAGAGCATTCCGCTACCGACTCGTCGGATTCTGATCGTGGACGATGCGCAGGCCGCGATCTATGTGCTGGGTAAGCTCTTGGAAAAGATGGGGCAAGATGTTTGCGCTGCCCAGGATTCGGCATCCGCGCTTGAACTAGCGAAGTCCCAACGGCCGGACATCGTGATTTCGGACATTGGGATGCCGAACATGGACGGTTGCGAACTGGCCCGCCAACTGCGCAAGGAACCGGGACTCGAAGGCGTGATTCTCGTGGCTCTGACCGGCTATGAACAAGATGATGATCGACGGCAAACTAAGGACGCCGGTTTCGACTATCACCTCGTCAAGCCGGTTAGTCTCGCCGCACTAGAGCAGCTATTGGCGAATGTGCCGATACGGCCGACGGCGATTCCGACCGACGGCTGA
- a CDS encoding N-6 DNA methylase — protein MNKTFEQGRNEIASLSQYLATNRQAFCAAGMKEAHVRQSLIDPFFEALDWDVRNAERVAPQYREVIPEDSLDVEGQQKAPDYTFRVGTLPKFYAEAKKCGVNIHMDPAPAYQLRRYGWSAKVAVSILTDFEELSVYDCTLRPSLGDKASRARILYFRFDEYADRWRELWDVFSREAVWSGAFDQYAASKRKRGTSEVDVEFLKEIEGWRESLARNMALRNPDLSSDDLNAAVQYTIDRIVFLRMAEDRGLEPEQQLMNLCGETDIYSRFMRGLCRRADEKYNSGLFHFQKEEGESDAPDRITPKLSVDDRVFKPILQSLYFAHGSPYHFGVMPVEILGTVYERFLGKAIRLTVGHQAKVEEKPEVRKAGGVYYTPAYIVDYIVKETVGRKIEGRSPAQLAGPRNGKQPLRVLDLACGSGSFLLGAYRLLLDHCLSWYVANKPQSHKRAVYNGIRSGQWRLTIEEKKRILTTHIFGVDIDPQAVEVSKLSLLLKVLEGENEQSVVRQLKFFRERALPNLANNIQCGNSLIAPQQLVGDLLSQADEMQRANAFDWKQHFPEAMKAGGFGCVIGNPPYIRIQTMKDWAPLEVEIYKTIYESARAGNYDIYLVFIERGLQLLQAAGRLGFIVPNKFFRTDYGEGIRRVLSGLCSVDRIVDFGHHQVFSATTYTCLLFLEKDGAASFQYAASEASPESIQGLRFSKRSSKTLTADAWTFEPPETASIFAKLQARATRLLDLPATVSRGSSSGDDDVFMFERGTVQIEDGVVRTPVFASDFGRYWFAPSGKWDIIFPYALDDGEYRLMPEREFKRQFPRAYAYLRGKEQALRRRKQFKEWYAYSAPRNLLLHGEAQIAVPLLADKGLFARIPERLRSQLCPMASGGFTIAISKGCRMKPEYVLGLLNSKLLFWRLQRMSNVFRRGWITCTKQYFAELPIHEIDFADVADKARHDRIVSLVDSMVAVRNQLAAARSMAQKAVLQRQIDSTDREIDRLVYGLYDLTAEEVELVEADSR, from the coding sequence ATGAACAAGACATTTGAGCAAGGCAGGAATGAAATTGCCTCGCTCAGCCAATATCTCGCGACGAACCGGCAAGCATTTTGCGCTGCCGGCATGAAGGAAGCCCACGTTCGGCAGTCCCTGATCGATCCTTTTTTCGAGGCGCTTGATTGGGACGTGCGAAACGCGGAGAGGGTTGCACCGCAGTACCGCGAAGTCATTCCCGAAGACAGCCTCGACGTGGAGGGCCAACAGAAGGCTCCAGATTACACCTTCCGCGTTGGCACTCTGCCCAAGTTCTATGCGGAAGCCAAGAAGTGCGGCGTCAACATCCACATGGATCCCGCTCCGGCTTACCAACTTCGCCGCTATGGCTGGAGCGCGAAAGTCGCCGTCTCGATCTTGACCGACTTCGAAGAACTCAGCGTTTACGATTGCACTCTGCGGCCGAGTCTGGGCGACAAGGCTAGCCGCGCGCGAATCCTCTATTTTCGCTTCGACGAGTACGCCGATCGCTGGCGCGAGTTGTGGGACGTGTTTTCGCGAGAAGCCGTCTGGTCCGGGGCATTCGACCAATATGCCGCGTCCAAGCGGAAGCGTGGCACTTCCGAAGTCGACGTGGAGTTTCTCAAGGAAATCGAAGGTTGGCGCGAGTCGCTGGCCCGCAACATGGCCTTGCGAAATCCAGACCTCTCTTCCGATGATTTGAACGCGGCCGTCCAATACACGATCGACAGGATCGTGTTCCTTCGCATGGCAGAGGATCGGGGTCTGGAGCCCGAACAGCAACTCATGAATCTATGCGGAGAAACAGACATCTACTCGCGTTTCATGCGCGGCCTCTGTCGCCGCGCAGACGAAAAATACAACTCCGGCTTGTTTCATTTCCAGAAGGAAGAGGGCGAATCGGATGCGCCCGACCGAATCACGCCGAAGCTGTCGGTCGATGATAGGGTCTTCAAGCCGATTCTGCAAAGCCTTTATTTTGCTCACGGCTCGCCATATCACTTCGGCGTGATGCCGGTCGAAATCTTGGGGACCGTTTACGAACGCTTCTTGGGCAAAGCGATTCGACTGACCGTTGGCCATCAAGCTAAAGTGGAGGAAAAGCCGGAGGTTCGCAAGGCCGGCGGGGTCTACTACACGCCGGCTTACATTGTGGACTACATCGTAAAAGAAACGGTCGGACGCAAGATCGAAGGCCGAAGTCCCGCTCAACTGGCTGGGCCGCGAAACGGAAAGCAGCCGCTGCGAGTGCTGGACCTTGCTTGTGGAAGCGGATCGTTCTTGCTCGGCGCCTATCGGCTCCTGCTCGACCATTGCCTGAGCTGGTACGTGGCAAACAAGCCGCAATCGCACAAGCGAGCGGTCTACAACGGTATACGGTCGGGCCAATGGCGACTGACGATTGAAGAAAAGAAACGTATATTGACCACGCATATTTTTGGCGTGGACATCGATCCGCAGGCCGTCGAAGTGTCCAAATTGTCGCTTTTGCTGAAGGTGCTGGAAGGCGAGAACGAGCAAAGTGTCGTCCGGCAATTGAAATTCTTCCGCGAGCGGGCGCTGCCAAATCTGGCCAACAACATCCAGTGCGGCAATTCCCTGATTGCTCCCCAGCAGCTCGTTGGCGATTTACTTTCTCAAGCCGACGAAATGCAACGCGCGAACGCGTTCGATTGGAAGCAACACTTTCCCGAAGCCATGAAGGCGGGCGGATTCGGCTGCGTTATCGGCAATCCACCCTACATCCGTATCCAGACGATGAAGGACTGGGCGCCGCTGGAAGTGGAGATCTATAAAACGATCTATGAATCTGCGCGAGCGGGCAATTACGATATTTACCTGGTTTTCATTGAACGCGGTTTACAACTATTGCAAGCCGCCGGGCGACTCGGCTTTATCGTTCCAAATAAGTTCTTCCGCACGGACTATGGCGAAGGCATTCGGCGCGTGCTCTCGGGGCTGTGCAGCGTTGACCGCATCGTCGATTTTGGGCACCATCAGGTTTTTTCAGCAACAACCTACACATGTCTGCTGTTTCTCGAAAAGGATGGTGCAGCGTCGTTTCAGTATGCCGCGAGCGAGGCGTCGCCTGAATCGATTCAAGGTCTTCGATTCTCGAAACGCAGCAGCAAAACGTTGACCGCCGACGCGTGGACCTTCGAACCGCCTGAGACGGCTTCGATTTTCGCCAAGCTGCAGGCCAGGGCAACGCGTCTGCTCGATCTTCCTGCGACCGTGAGCCGGGGCAGCAGCAGCGGCGACGACGATGTCTTTATGTTCGAACGCGGAACGGTCCAGATTGAAGACGGCGTTGTCAGGACGCCGGTGTTCGCGAGCGATTTCGGTCGTTATTGGTTCGCGCCTAGCGGAAAATGGGACATCATCTTTCCCTACGCCCTTGACGATGGCGAATATCGATTGATGCCGGAACGCGAGTTCAAGCGTCAATTCCCTCGCGCGTACGCATACCTTCGCGGAAAGGAGCAAGCGCTGCGGCGCCGCAAGCAATTCAAAGAGTGGTATGCCTATAGCGCCCCGCGCAACCTTTTGCTGCACGGTGAAGCGCAGATTGCCGTGCCATTGCTCGCCGATAAAGGACTCTTTGCGCGTATACCAGAGCGGCTGCGGTCTCAACTATGCCCGATGGCCAGTGGGGGCTTCACGATTGCGATTTCCAAAGGATGTCGGATGAAACCTGAGTATGTGCTGGGGCTTCTTAACTCGAAGCTCCTATTCTGGCGGCTTCAGCGGATGAGCAATGTCTTCCGCAGAGGCTGGATCACATGCACGAAGCAATACTTCGCGGAGTTGCCCATCCACGAAATCGATTTTGCCGACGTGGCTGACAAAGCGCGGCATGATCGGATCGTTTCCCTAGTTGATTCGATGGTGGCCGTGCGCAATCAACTTGCCGCCGCGAGGTCCATGGCGCAAAAGGCCGTGCTCCAGCGGCAGATCGACTCCACCGATCGCGA